From the genome of Hyphobacterium sp. CCMP332:
TCGATTTTCGATTGGCCGTCAGGCCCAGACCGATCGCGCCCGCCGACATCAGCGCGAAGGGGATTAACGGCATGCCGGGCAGAAGCCCGATCACGCCCGCCGTTGCGGCGACCATATAGAGGCCCTGCGGATTGCCCGCGAGCTGCTTGTAGAGCGCTTCGTCGGCCTGACCTTCAACACCGGCCTTGGAGACCAGAAGGCCCGCCGCGACGGAGATGATCAGTGCCGGAATCTGCGACACCAGGCCATCGCCGATGGTCAGCGTGGAATATGTGGAGGCGGCCGTGCCGAAATCCATACCGGACTGGGCAATCCCGATGACCATGCCGGCGATCAGATTGATAGCGGTGATCATGAGGCCGGCCATGGCATCGCCGCGTACGAATTTCGAGGCACCATCCATGGCACCGAAGAAATTGCTTTCGCCTTCCAGATCGCTGCGCCGTTTGCGGGCCTCGTCCTCATTGATCAGACCGGCGGACAGATCGGCATCAATCGCCATCTGCTTGCCGGGCATGGCGTCGAGGGTAAAGCGCGCGGCAACTTCCGCGATCCGGCCCGAGCCTTTGGTAATCACGACGAAGTTCACGATCACCAGAATGATGAAGACAATAACGCCGATCACGACATTGCCCTGCATGACGAAGGCACCGAAGGCCTCGATCACCTGACCAGCCGCATCCGTGCCTTCTGCGCCGTTCGACAGGATCAGCCGCGTCGAGGCAATATTCAGGCCCAGACGCAGAAGCGTTGCGATCAGGAGAACCGCCGGGAAGGCGGAAAATTCCAGCGGCCGCTTGATGAAAAGCGCCGTCATCAACACCAGAACCGACAGCGAGATGGAAATCGCCAGTGCGATATCCATCAGGACACGCGGCATGGGCAGGATCAGCATGACCAGGATAGCCATGATGCCGACGCCCAGTGCCACATCACCGCGTAGACCCTTCTTCAGGAATCCGAGAATATCAAACCCGCCGGAGCCGGTTTGTGAGGAGGCCGTCGTGTCCGCCATTCAGATCAGGCCGCTCCTGCGCGCGTGTCACCGGGCGCGGCAACGCTGATGCCTTGCTCGGTGTAGAGTTTGAGCTTGTTACGCAGCGTCCGGATCGAAATGCCGAGAATATTGGCCGCATGGGTCCGGTTGCCGAGGCAATGGTCCAGCGTTTCCAGGATCAGATCCTGTTCCACCTCGGCGACCGTGCGGCCGACCTGATGGCGCTGGGCGACATCGGCGGCTTCCGCGGCCCGCGAGGCCGGATTGGTGGCGCCGCCGGTAAACAGCGAGCCGTCCGGCATGCGAATGGCTTCCGGTCCGATTTCCTGCCCCGAGGCAAGCAGCACGGCGCGGTGCATGGTGTTTTCCAGTTCGCGCACATTGCCCGGCCATTGCCGTGCCAGCAGCGCAGTCTTGGCGCTCTCGGAGATGGGGCGGTCGCCGATACCATTGGCCGCTGCATATTTACGGGCAAAGTGTTCCGACAGGGCGACAACGTCGGCCGGGCGGTCGCGCAGTGGCGGCAGTGCGAGATTCACCACGTTCAGCCGGAAGAGCAGGTCTTCGCGGAAACTGCCGTCCGCGACAGCCTTGAGCAGGTCGCGGTTGGAGGTGGCCAGTACGCGGATATTGATCTTGACCGGACCGGACCCGCCGACACGGTCAATCTCGCGCTCCTGCAGGGCGCGCAAGAGTTTGGCCTGAAGGCGGGCATCCATTTCCGAGATTTCGTCGAGCAGCAATGTGCCGCCATTGGCTTCTTCAAACTTGCCGACGCGCCGGGCGACCGCCCCGGTAAAGGCGCCTTTCTCGTGACCGAACAATTCGGACTCGAGCAGGTTTTCCGGGATCGCAGCGCAGTTGACCGAGATAAAGGGTGCGGCCGCGCGTTTGGACTTGTTGTGCACGTAGCGGGCCATGACTTCCTTGCCGGAACCGCTTTCGCCGGTGATCAGAACGCTGGCGTCGGATCCGGCGATCTGGTTGGCAAATTCGATGACGGTCTGCATTGACGGATCGCGGGCAATCATCGGCTGTTCGTCATCCGCGACGGCGGCGAGGACGGCAGCAATGAGGTCGGCTTCCGGCGGCAGCGGGATGAATTCCTTCGCCCCGGCGCGAATCGCCATGGCGGCGATGTCCGGCTTCACGTTGACACCGCAGGCCACGACCGGAACGGTGATCCGCTCGGCTTCGTTGGCCGCAATCAGGGCCGCGATATCCAGCGAGGCGTCGACCATGAGCAGATCGGCGCCGCGTCCGGCGCGCAGATGGCTGGTGGCCTGATTGATGGTATCGACCTGGGCGACTTTCGCCCCGCGATCAATCGCGATTTTGGCGGCGGTGTGGAGTTGGCCACCGAGGCTTCCGACGATGAGCAAACGCATGGGCTAGCCCTCCTTGCCATTACGGGATGAAGTTGCGGTCATGCCGAATCTCCATCCTTGATGATTTCTGTCATGGTCACGCCCAGCCGGTCATCGACGACGACGATTTCGCCGCGCGCGACCAGCCGGTCATTGACGAAAATGTCGATCGCTTCGCCCACTTTTCGTTCCAGCTCGACCACCGAGCCGGCCTTCAGTTTCAGAAGTGAATTCAATTCGATATGGGTTTTGCCAAGCACGGCAGAGACATTGACGGGAACATCAAAGACCGGAGACAGATCAGTCGCCGTCTTTTCGTCTTCATCTGCGAGCGTCTGAACGATCTGGGCGGCATCACCGTCCGTCGTTGTCGCCGGCACGTCACTGCCGGAACGGGTGTCGGAGTCAAACTCCGGCAGGTCGAGATCACTGTCTTGGGACATTTCGGTCTCCTTTATCCTGCCGCCGCCTGCGCGCCGTCCTCGTCGCAGGCGCGATCAGGTGCGGCATCTTCTTCTGGCGCGGCCAGCCAATCGGCGATCAGCGACTCGACACGCGCTTCAATATCGGCCTGAGTGCGCTCCACGCTGCCCGTTCCCCATTCAAGGCGGCAGTCCGCGCCGGTGATGTCGGGGTTGGCGCGCACGATAACCGCGCCTTCAAAGCCGGACTCTTTCGCGGTCTTCTCGAGGACTTCCGCCACAGGTCCGGCGATGGCTTCGGCGCAATGCACGTTGAAACGCGGTTCTCCGCGCAAATCTTTCATGACCGTGGCACAAAACCCGGTGATCGCTTCGCTGGCATTGTCGGCAATGGCGGCCCCGGCCAGCTTCTTTGCCGTGATCAGTGCCAGTTGTGTCGAGCGCTGGCGCAGGGTTTCGGATTCGGCTTCCAGCCGCGCCAGAATGAGCTGCATCTGTGAGGCAACAGCCCTTACGGCATCGGCCTGAACCGCGGCCGCTTTTGCGGCTTCGGAATTCTCGCCATCGGCAAAGGCTTGCTGGCGCACTTCCTCGACTTCCGCAGCCGTCAGGATCTGTTTGATCCGTTGACCATCGCGCAGCACTTCGCCATCGGCCGAGAAGACCCTGTCGAAGTCGAATTTTGGCAATGGCTGGGTCATTCAGTCCTTGTCCTAGTAAATCAGCTCGTCTTCGCCGCCGCCTTCGGCGAGCAGGATTTCGCCCTTCGCAGCGAGGTCCTTGGCGGTGGCAACCATGGCTGTCTGGGCCTGGTCGACGTCTTTCAGCCGGACCGGACCCATGGCGGCC
Proteins encoded in this window:
- a CDS encoding sigma-54-dependent Fis family transcriptional regulator, encoding MRLLIVGSLGGQLHTAAKIAIDRGAKVAQVDTINQATSHLRAGRGADLLMVDASLDIAALIAANEAERITVPVVACGVNVKPDIAAMAIRAGAKEFIPLPPEADLIAAVLAAVADDEQPMIARDPSMQTVIEFANQIAGSDASVLITGESGSGKEVMARYVHNKSKRAAAPFISVNCAAIPENLLESELFGHEKGAFTGAVARRVGKFEEANGGTLLLDEISEMDARLQAKLLRALQEREIDRVGGSGPVKINIRVLATSNRDLLKAVADGSFREDLLFRLNVVNLALPPLRDRPADVVALSEHFARKYAAANGIGDRPISESAKTALLARQWPGNVRELENTMHRAVLLASGQEIGPEAIRMPDGSLFTGGATNPASRAAEAADVAQRHQVGRTVAEVEQDLILETLDHCLGNRTHAANILGISIRTLRNKLKLYTEQGISVAAPGDTRAGAA
- a CDS encoding FliH/SctL family protein: MTQPLPKFDFDRVFSADGEVLRDGQRIKQILTAAEVEEVRQQAFADGENSEAAKAAAVQADAVRAVASQMQLILARLEAESETLRQRSTQLALITAKKLAGAAIADNASEAITGFCATVMKDLRGEPRFNVHCAEAIAGPVAEVLEKTAKESGFEGAVIVRANPDITGADCRLEWGTGSVERTQADIEARVESLIADWLAAPEEDAAPDRACDEDGAQAAAG
- the fliN gene encoding flagellar motor switch protein FliN; translation: MSQDSDLDLPEFDSDTRSGSDVPATTTDGDAAQIVQTLADEDEKTATDLSPVFDVPVNVSAVLGKTHIELNSLLKLKAGSVVELERKVGEAIDIFVNDRLVARGEIVVVDDRLGVTMTEIIKDGDSA